The genomic interval CGAGCAGGGCACCCTTAAGGTACGAGTAAGGCTTCATCACCACCTTCACCTTCTGGCCTATCGCGGCACGTATCGTATTAACCGCTTCTATCTCTGCCCCGGATTCAGTGAGTTTACACCCTGCCCGGCATTGGTCGCAGGCAGATTTTCTTTCTACGGAGACCACAGCTATAATGCCGTTTACCGCCTTGACGATTCCGATTTCATCCATTGTCCTCGCGAGTGAGCCTGTAGCTCCGAGCGGAAAAGGGCAGGCCCGTTTCTCCTCTCATCTCTGCGTCTGCAGCCGAGACGCTCTTTTATCGAACAACCCTGTTGTTCTGGTCGAGACGAATGATCGTCGGTCTGAAATCGGTAAGGTCCTCGGACGCGAAGTAGCTGTAACAGAATATAATCACCTTGTCGCCGACTACGCCTTTCCTCGCCGTCGGCCCGTTCAGACAGATTTCTCCGCTCTTCGCCTTCCCGGGCATGACGTAGGTTTCGAATCGCTCGCCGTTGTTCAGATTGCTCACCATCACCTGTTCGAAGGGGAGGATGCCACTCTCCTGCAGGAGGTCAGAGTCTATGGTTATGCTGCCTTCATACGCGAGATTCGAGTCGGTAACCGTTGCCATATGGAGTTTTGCTCTCAGGACGCAGCGTAGCATAATGATCTTCTATTCGATGATCTTGGGGACCCTGAAGAAATTGCCTGACCTGTCCGGTGCATTCGCAAGGGCGGCGCGAAGGGGAAGGGAACTTCTCAGAGCGTCCTCCCTCATCACGTTGTTCATCTCAAGGACGTGGGAGGTCGGGTCAACCCCGGAAGTATCGAGTTCATTGAGTTTCCTCACATACTCGAGAATGCCGCCGAGCTGGCCCGAAAACAGTTCTTTCTCGCTTTCCGAGAGTGAAAGCCGCGCAAGATGCGCGATATGTTCTACCGGTATTTTCAGTTCGATTCCTCTATATCTTTTCGAGATTAGCAAACCTGAGAACGAGTTTCTTTATTCCTATATTGGGGAAGTTTACCGTGACTTTTTGCTCTTCGCCGTCGCCGTAGCAGTCCCTCACAACACCGACTCCCCATTTCGGATGCCGTACCCGGCACCCCGCCACATAGGGGAAGACGCGTTTTGACGAATCCGCATCCCTTCTTGCAGGGGCCTGCGCAAGGGAAGTGCGAGTCGATTTCTCAATCCACTGACAGCACTCCTTCGGGACATCGAAGAGGAAACGTGACGGTTCCTGATTCTGGACTTTTGTGTAGAGCCTCCTCTTGCCGGCACCGGTGAGGAGAAGGACATCCTTCGCCCTCGTCATGCCGACATACAAAAGTCGCCGTTCTTCATTGATTTCATCGGGACTGTCGAGAGCCTTAAAATAAGGCAGCACGCCTTCTTCGAGGCCGATGACGAACACGACGGGGAATTCAAGCCCCTTAGCCGTATGGAGCGTCATAAGGGAAACAGCGTTCTCCTTTGGGGAATCGTCAAGGTTCGTGAGGAGGGCGACTTTTTCGGCGAAATCCTTGATGCCGGTATTTGCGGCAGACGCAATGAGTTCATCGACATTCTCATTTCTCTCTTCATCAATGAACTCACGGTAACCCGTCCTGTCGATAATATCCTTGAGCATCTCGGCTGCCGTCTTATATTTTTCAGACGCCACGTCTTCGATGAGGCGGATGAATTGCTCAAGACGGTCTGTGATATCCTGCGATTTCTTGAGCGCCGATTTGTTGGT from Thermodesulfovibrionales bacterium carries:
- a CDS encoding SoxR reducing system RseC family protein produces the protein MDEIGIVKAVNGIIAVVSVERKSACDQCRAGCKLTESGAEIEAVNTIRAAIGQKVKVVMKPYSYLKGALLVYGVPTLALVIGAVIGKEFLSGLFREADPDILSAVSGFGAFLLSFLLIRIWSVRAEKNIEYKPTIEEILE
- the panD gene encoding aspartate 1-decarboxylase, producing the protein MLRCVLRAKLHMATVTDSNLAYEGSITIDSDLLQESGILPFEQVMVSNLNNGERFETYVMPGKAKSGEICLNGPTARKGVVGDKVIIFCYSYFASEDLTDFRPTIIRLDQNNRVVR
- the gatC gene encoding Asp-tRNA(Asn)/Glu-tRNA(Gln) amidotransferase subunit GatC, which codes for MLISKRYRGIELKIPVEHIAHLARLSLSESEKELFSGQLGGILEYVRKLNELDTSGVDPTSHVLEMNNVMREDALRSSLPLRAALANAPDRSGNFFRVPKIIE